The following are from one region of the Biomphalaria glabrata chromosome 12, xgBioGlab47.1, whole genome shotgun sequence genome:
- the LOC129921577 gene encoding mitochondrial translation release factor in rescue-like has translation MNLVNKFCFERNILKNQMCHLIDKLAFFSSIRCERILHGASYNRTADIGTAMNLFNYHRLFNLNKIPNNRCLRTQLTFSIQLRNYSIRRKDFTFPELKEEDLEETFVRGSGPGGQAVNQTANCVVLKHKPTGIVIKCHESRSLEENRKIAKLRLEDKLDLHLHGEESYLGQIEKEERISRKEKKNRAQKKLALKKAFKERENLD, from the exons ATGAATCttgttaataaattttgttttgaaaggaaCATCCTAAAGAATCAGATGTGCCATTTAATTGACAAACTGGCGTTTTTCTCCTCTATTCGTTGTGAAAGAATTTTGCATGGAGCTTCTTATAATAGAACCGCAGACATTGGAACGGCCATGAACCTGTTTAATTATCATAGACTTTTCAACTTAAATAAAATACCTAATAACAGATGTCTGAGAACTCAATTGACCTTTTCCATACAATTAAGGAACTATTCAATTCGGAGAAAAGATTTTACGTTTCCTGAGCTTAAGGAAGAAGATTTGGAAGAAACGTTTGTTCGAGGATCTGGCCCTGGTGGTCAGGCTGTCAACCAAACAGCAAATTgtgttgttttaaaacataaaccAACTGGAATTGTAATTAAG TGTCACGAGTCTCGATCGCTTGAAGAAAACAGAAAGATAGCTAAGCTCAGACTTGAGGATAAACTAGATCTTCATCTCCATGGGGAAGAAAGCTACCTTGGGcagatagaaaaagaagaaagaattagtagaaaagagaaaaaaaatagggcCCAGAAAAAACTTGcattaaaaaaagcttttaaagaaagagaaaacttggattag